From the Ostrinia nubilalis chromosome 16, ilOstNubi1.1, whole genome shotgun sequence genome, one window contains:
- the LOC135079099 gene encoding uncharacterized protein LOC135079099, translated as MASRGSRLIKALELYTKFKPNQFDTSVILKQVEINSITAGVSRSTFTVERSMCNGGDTLHGGFIAACVDALSTFAHLGTTGKIAWTMGLNVDFIAAARIGEVITVETSVLRPGSLTAVETCFRNSQGALVAKGTTTLMNGRDQYQKLVKEIYHFDPNEVDDE; from the exons ATGGCTTCTCGTGGGTCTCGTTTAATAAAGGCATTAGAATTGTATACGAAATTCAAACCAAATCAATTTGACACCAGCGTTATTTTAAAGCAG GTGGAAATAAACTCCATAACGGCTGGAGTGAGCCGTAGCACGTTCACAGTGGAACGCAGCATGTGCAATGGCGGCGACACTTTACACGGAGGCTTTATTGCGGCTTGTGTAGATGCTTTGTCAACGTTCGCACACCTGGGAACTACGGGGAAAATTGCGTGGACCATGGGTTTGAATGTTGA tttcatcGCAGCAGCTCGCATCGGCGAGGTGATAACGGTCGAGACTTCGGTGCTTCGTCCAGGCAGTCTCACAGCGGTGGAGACCTGCTTCCGAAACTCCCAGGGGGCGCTAGTAGCCAAGGGAACCACGACGCTGATGAATGGAAGGGACCAGTACCAGAAGTTGGTCAAGGAAATCTACCACTTTGATCCAAATGAAGTGGATGATGAATGA
- the LOC135079516 gene encoding uncharacterized protein LOC135079516 yields the protein MEDINKTNAEMECSVSEPAPKTSPPEESTPTKDVLKVTQPQCSPDYDLLDEAEMDVNSGQSDEASNDANAARAASAQKSEASAKRKLSGEPTDSSAKIQKLDHVEPDSTQTLDDEVSEIIGASKRFDTLDDPVPSVSRVRTPARSSPRRLAKRSNSADLDKLKTPKTPKSRPASADITKSRKTPRKVQLDKLKPDPIAEEDVASTSKSRPSVEFVAEIEPPKVTEINTENSDLNDSQDFQLVLSPSPVEDVEEEKTEEKTKEPNYSSDPVVVKDRKEILDPGKIHETRSEGYTFSDQNSNLSQPLPKDFKEKATDQESTDSIGSLILESPDHIPTVASKLISKLSNGDSSTPTESSAQGKHGLPENSDSTPDMIKLNGSKSKRKNESFKNSNSTTPSTISPLQNGHSLPASTPQIPVFDIHVSHNEDCEFLSLYVVRIDNDLSMDMYKEYQRVSKRFTMDGYQADVSATNSTSSVTSGAMISLPNRASFSSTISSLSTLSSRTSDGNFLVPQAPRKSVTNPSTTVKGYDALLKKLQEIFSHVRDTSDEANRSISDDKVSVGIQTALSSDSTLSNGNASPEEVGKCDKATPKSSLKKSRVRGRRHIATKTKRALLPTQLEEPEFMHGMNSPEMVPSNGENGKDSSMKSPKEEKPLSTLVATPKSVSKLKQKRRPTSPRPVTPVEKVVVKPEYPGFAPDTVVLAKWVDKRYYSGKVQEITEPNKYLIKFDDGQSKILLDDFIIFGDMKTLPLQGQSVYAMVDEEQNYEPGLVLGVEENDSGTVTYKCTTDGDTLVMVTASELYLTEDQARSLKESVARSHSPSTPSTPRNRRHNRELDLDNIIQWSLAEDQARSLKESVARSHSPSTPSTPRNRRHNRELDLDNIIQWSLVEDQARSLKESVARSHSPSTPSTPRNRRHNRELDLDNIIQGPRSARNRDKGVSSAKKRVASPKSPKASTSGVKSQAKSTPVSRKRLASESSEISESSNSAPPVRLEEVAGVEPEVQRTPRKIDGVKAGPGFIKGAAKQNIGKKNSKLTKFENDEDTISQLGPIPAGDNKMFAGLHFLLTCTDTPRRTREKSQSHYSSEEDGETAGASASAEDVVFCARPFHKERLKEQLEAGGGVVYSHFDDVPKNKYSVCKLISPRPCLTAKYIQCLAADIRAVTHGWVIESCIKNQLVDVEAYLLPAGWSLQKQQHIDWCLVGDIRAVTHEWVIESCIKNQLVDVEAYLLPAGWSLQKQQHIDWVTHGWVIESCIKNQLVDVEAYLLPAGWSLQKQQHIDWAPSSGKRNTSFFKDKLIVLCSDNDSTFLKFWDRVCTLAGANTRVVNEDDLNMAGALALVTEWDCPHEVQNKANQDNIPLVSTHWVIQCLVEAKVLDPNGHANFSFAFTEQE from the exons atggaagatataaataaaactaacgCTGAGATGGAGTGCAGTGTTTCTGAACCAG ctccAAAAACATCACCGCCTGAGGAATCCACCCCCACGAAGGATGTGTTGAAGGTCACACAACCGCAGTGCAGCCCCGACTATGACCTGCTAGACGAAGCGGAGATGGATGTCAACTCCGGTCAAAGTGACGAG GCATCGAATGACGCGAATGCTGCCAGAGCCGCGTCGGCACAAAAGAGTGaag CTTCAGCCAAAAGAAAATTAAGTGGCGAACCAACCGACAGCAGTGCGAAAATTCAGAAACTTGACCATGTTGAGCCTGATTCCACGCAAACCCTGGACGACGAAGTCTCGGAGATAATCGGAGCTTCCAAACGCTTTGACACCCTTGACGACCCCGTACCATCCGTCTCTAGAGTCCGCACTCCAGCACGATCTAGTCCCCGTAGGCTTGCCAAACGAAGCAACAGCGCAGATTTAGATAAACTTAAAACACCAAAGACTCCCAAAAGTCGACCCGCCAGCGCAGACATTACCAAATCCCGCAAAACACCGCGTAAAGTACAACTAGATAAACTAAAACCTGACCCCATTGCCGAGGAAGATGTCGCTAGCACTTCCAAATCCAGACCAAGCGTAGAGTTCGTGGCTGAAATAGAACCCCCAAAAGTTACAGAAATCAATACCGAAAACTCTGACCTCAATGACTCGCAAGATTTCCAACTTGTCTTGTCACCATCGCCTGTAGAGGATGTTGAAGAAGAGAAAACAGAAGAAAAAACTAAAGAACCTAATTATAGCAGTGACCCAGTGGTAGTCAAAGATCGGAAGGAGATTCTCGACCCAGGGAAGATTCACGAAACTCGAAGCGAAGGCTACACCTTTTCCGATCAAAACAGCAACCTATCCCAACCGCTACCGAAGGACTTCAAAGAGAAAGCTACCGATCAAGAGAGCACTGACAGCATTGGTTCTTTGATCTTAGAGAGTCCAGACCACATTCCGACCGTGGCTTCAAAGTTGATCTCAAAACTTTCCAATGGAGACTCATCCACTCCTACCGAATCGTCAGCTCAAGGAAAACATGGATTGCCAGAAAACAGCGACAGTACTCCTGATATGATCAAATTGAACGGCAGCAAATCGAAACGAAAGAACGAATCTTTCAAAAACAGCAACTCAACAACGCCATCTACTATTTCTCCGTTACAAAACGGCCACTCATTGCCGGCCAGTACTCCTCAGATTCCAGTGTTCGACATTCACGTAAGCCATAATGAGGACTGCGAGTTCTTATCGCTGTATGTCGTGAGAATTGACAACGATCTCAGCATGGACATGTACAAGGAGTACCAAAGAGTTTCCAAAAGGTTCACAATGGATGGATATCAAGCTGATGTGTCAGCCACCAACTCTACCTCTAGCGTCACCAGCGGAGCCATGATCTCTCTGCCGAACAGGGCTTCGTTTTCTTCAACCATCAGCTCCTTATCCACATTGAGTAGTCGAACGAGCGACGGCAATTTCCTAGTGCCACAAGCCCCTCGTAAATCAGTCACGAACCCATCTACAACGGTTAAAGGGTATGATGCGTTGTTGAAGAAATTGCAAGAGATATTCTCACATGTTCGGGATACGTCAGACGAGGCAAACAGGTCAATTTCCGATGACAAGGTCTCAGTGGGCATTCAGACTGCACTGTCCAGTGACTCCACCTTAAGCAATGGCAATGCCAGCCCGGAAGAAGTAGGGAAATGCGATAAGGCAACTCCGAAGAGTTCGCTCAAGAAATCCCGAGTGCGAGGTCGACGGCATATTGCTACTAAGACCAAGCGGGCTCTGTTGCCGACGCAGCTTGAGGAGCCAGAGTTTATGCACGGTATGAATTCTCCAGAAATGGTGCCAAGTAACGGGGAGAATGGGAAGGATTCGTCGATGAAATCTCCTAAGGAAGAAAAGCCGTTGTCGACTTTGGTGGCGACGCCTAAGTCTGTGAGCAAGCTGAAGCAAAAACGGCGGCCGACGTCGCCTAGGCCGGTGACCCCGGTGGAGAAGGTTGTGGTCAAACCGGAGTATCCTGGTTTCGCGCCCGATACAGTCGTGCTGGCCAAATGGGTGGACAAGCGTTACTATTCGGGGAAAGTGCAGGAGATCACTGAGCCGAATAAGTACTTGATCAAATTCGATGATGGGCAGAGCAAGATTCTACTGGACGACTTCATAATCTTCGGGGATATGAAGACGTTGCCTTTGCAAGGACAGTCTGTGTATGCGATGGTAGATGAGGAGCAGAATTATGAACCTGGTCTGGTTTTGGGCGTGGAGGAAAACGATAGCGGCACTGTTACATACAAATGCACGACTGATGG GGATACTCTAGTCATGGTGACAGCTAGTGAGCTGTACCTAACGGAAGACCAAGCGCGGTCCCTGAAGGAGTCTGTTGCGCGGTCTCACTCGCCGTCTACCCCGTCTACGCCTCGCAACAGGCGACATAACAGGGAGCTGGACTTGGATAACATTATACAG TGGTCCCTTGCGGAAGACCAAGCGCGGTCGCTGAAGGAGTCTGTCGCGAGGTCTCACTCGCCTTCTACTCCGTCTACGCCTCGCAACAGGCGACATAACAGGGAGCTGGACTTGGACAACATTATACAG TGGTCCCTTGTGGAAGACCAAGCGCGGTCGCTGAAGGAGTCTGTCGCGCGGTCTCATTCCCCATCTACCCCGTCTACGCCTCGCAACAGGCGACATAACAGGGAGCTGGACTTGGACAATATTATACAG GGTCCTCGCAGTGCCAGGAATCGAGACAAGGGTGTGTCCAGCGCTAAGAAACGGGTGGCTTCGCCAAAGAGTCCTAAAGCTTCTACCTCAG GCGTGAAGAGTCAAGCCAAAAGCACGCCGGTCAGTCGCAAGCGTCTAGCCAGCGAGAGCAGTGAGATAAGCGAAAGTAGCAACTCTGCACCGCCTGTAAGGCTTGAGGAGGTCGCTGGTGTTGAACCTGAAGTGCAACGCACGCCACGGAAGATTGACGGGGTCAAAG CCGGGCCCGGCTTCATAAAAGGAGCAGCCAAACAGAACATCGGCAAGAAGAACTCAAAACTGACCAAGTTCGAGAACGACGAAGACACGATCTCCCAACTCGGCCCGATCCCGGCGGGCGACAACAAAATGTTCGCCGGACTACACTTCTTGCTGACGTGCACTGATACGCCTAGACGGACGAGGGAGAAG AGCCAAAGCCACTACTCATCGGAGGAGGACGGCGAGACGGCGGGCGCCAGCGCCAGCGCCGAAGACGTGGTGTTCTGCGCGCGGCCCTTCCACAAGGAGCGCCTCAAGGAGCAGCTGGaggccggcggcggcgtcgtcTACAG CCACTTCGACGATGTGCCAAAGAACAAGTACTCCGTCTGCAAGCTCATCTCACCTCGTCCTTGCCTCACCGCCAAGTACATCCAGTGCCTCGCGGCTGACATTCGAGCAGTGACCCACGGGTGGGTCATCGAGAGCTGCATCAAGAACCAACTGGTGGACGTCGAGGCGTATCTGCTCCCGGCTGGGTGGTCCTTGCAGAAGCAGCAGCATATTGATTGG TGTCTAGTAGGTGACATTCGTGCTGTGACCCACGAGTGGGTCATCGAGAGCTGCATCAAGAATCAACTGGTTGACGTGGAGGCGTATCTACTCCCAGCTGGGTGGTCCTTGCAGAAGCAGCAGCATATTGATTGG GTGACCCACGGGTGGGTCATCGAGAGCTGCATCAAGAACCAACTGGTGGACGTCGAGGCGTATCTGCTCCCGGCTGGGTGGTCCTTGCAGAAGCAGCAGCATATTGATTGG GCGCCGTCATCAGGCAAGCGCAACACGTCTTTCTTCAAGGACAAGCTCATAGTGCTGTGCAGCGACAACGACAGCACATTCCTCAAATTCTGGGACCGAGTGTGCACCCTTGCGGGAGCCAACACGCGAGTGGTCAACGAAGACGATCTCAACATGGCCGGAGCCCTGGCCCTGGTCACCGAGTGGGATTGCCCGCATGAAGTCCAGAACAAAGCCAACCAAGACAATATCCCACTCGTCTCCACACACTGGGTCATCCAATGCCTGGTCGAAGCCAAGGTATTGGACCCCAACGGTCATGCCAACTTCTCATTTGCATTTACGGAGCAAGAATGA